One genomic region from Argentina anserina chromosome 2, drPotAnse1.1, whole genome shotgun sequence encodes:
- the LOC126785170 gene encoding cytochrome P450 94A2-like, whose product MFIELSALALLFLPLLFFILDLSGDSKTGKCKLPKSYPIIGSLLALYKNHANKLAWYTELLQNSPSATFSMHHSFRHRFVVTANPAVVQHILKTNFPTYQKGPSSRQMLQELLGDGIFNADGDNWKFQRQLSSHEFNTKSLRKFVEMVVDTELNLRLIPILFKSSTDRTVLDFQDILQRFAFDNICKIGFGYDPEYLLPSLPQAKFAVAFDDAVKISSERFGYLRAVWKIKRALGIGSESRIWQVVSDVREFANTIIRQKKREMNETKTLESHDLLSRFLSSGLSDEKFVTDIVISFILAGRDTTSAALTWFFWLIANHPHVESEILKEIEEKSETGDGYDEAKEMVYLHAALCESMRLYPPVPIDSKEAVNDDVLPDGTKVKKGMAVGYHVYAMGRMEQIWGKDCAEFRPDRWLERDVAADKRRFVAKDQYSYPVFQAGPRVCLGKEMAFLQMKRVVVGVLKRFKVVPEKRENGLEPEFVAYLTAKMKGGFPVTVVERA is encoded by the coding sequence ATGTTTATCGAGCTATCGGCCTTGGCCCTTCTCTTCCTCCCCTTGCTTTTCTTCATCCTCGACCTCTCGGGCGACTCGAAAACCGGCAAGTGCAAGCTCCCAAAATCATACCCAATAATCGGTTCACTATTGGCTCTCTACAAGAATCATGCCAACAAACTGGCATGGTACACTGAGCTTCTCCAAAACTCTCCCTCCGCCACTTTCTCCATGCACCACTCTTTCCGCCACCGCTTTGTCGTCACCGCAAACCCCGCCGTCGTCCAGCACATACTCAAGACAAACTTTCCCACCTACCAAAAGGGACCCTCTTCCCGCCAAATGCTCCAGGAGCTCCTCGGCGACGGCATCTTCAACGCCGACGGTGACAACTGGAAGTTTCAAAGACAACTCTCCAGCCATGAATTCAACACCAAGTCGCTTAGGAAGTTCGTTGAGATGGTGGTTGACACTGAACTTAACCTCAGGCTCATCCCCATTTTATTTAAGTCTTCTACAGACCGAACTGTTCTTGATTTCCAAGACATTCTCCAACGGTTTGCATTTGACAACATATGTAAAATCGGGTTCGGATACGACCCCGAGTATCTCCTTCCTTCTCTGCCACAAGCGAAATTCGCTGTGGCGTTCGATGATGCCGTCAAGATCAGCAGCGAGAGATTCGGTTACTTGAGAGCGGTGTGGAAAATCAAAAGAGCTCTGGGGATCGGATCGGAAAGTCGTATCTGGCAAGTGGTGTCCGATGTCCGCGAGTTCGCTAACACCATCATCAGGCAAAAGAAGCGAGAGATGAACGAGACCAAAACACTCGAGTCTCACGACCTTCTCTCTCGGTTCTTGAGCTCCGGCCTCTCCGACGAAAAGTTTGTCACTGACATCGTCATTAGCTTCATCCTTGCCGGCAGGGACACTACCTCGGCGGCGCTGACATGGTTCTTCTGGCTGATAGCAAACCACCCTCACGTTGAGAGCGAAATTCTAAAGGAGATCGAAGAGAAGTCAGAGACCGGAGACGGATACGATGAAGCGAAGGAGATGGTGTACTTACACGCGGCGCTCTGCGAGAGCATGAGGCTGTACCCGCCGGTTCCGATCGACAGTAAAGAGGCGGTGAACGACGACGTTTTGCCAGACGGGACCAAAGTGAAGAAGGGGATGGCAGTGGGGTACCATGTTTACGCGATGGGGAGGATGGAGCAGATATGGGGGAAGGACTGCGCGGAGTTCCGACCCGATAGGTGGTTGGAGAGGGACGTGGCGGCGGACAAGAGGAGGTTCGTGGCAAAGGACCAGTATAGCTACCCGGTGTTTCAGGCAGGGCCGAGGGTTTGTTTGGGGAAGGAGATGGCGTTTCTGCAGATGAAGAGGGTGGTGGTTGGGGTTTTGAAGAGGTTTAAGGTTGTTccggagaagagagagaatggaTTGGAGCCGGAGTTTGTTGCTTACCTTACCGCGAAAATGAAAG
- the LOC126785162 gene encoding probable myosin-binding protein 4 — MAAKGKSSADVQRNFEGFIAILTSAACEWFLIFLLLVDALLSYLLTKFAIYCDLQKPCILCSRFEHITGKESSQLYEELLCSNHISKLGSWIASQSYGKDDGNEDYLFPFTTRDYSNQEMHMLSYGNSVSDIESSGLRRRMLGRSCVHSPGHSTAHNPAHSPCNSPVCSPVGIGQWSHCWNPWGRRGNSKGLKLKSSGTKHPKPNIPLPRLPNRSHSNRKGDNSKKIRDKSPASTTSHCSAKVGVDHLSHVGYSELKFFSDTESEFLFNDGDDVSYLSSASHEPKVEGSKRASRYRRKAPPNALKSRRHRNINRSSKPKRSLSEPWPVFRNPSDVKCLGSDNEFETSLRELNYQQSNWKSNPSALPELISLDDVLPSPNVLEKANINGKGDSGFASFNRNVELLKSVYAKDGASVKNDPTLLKPNHSNVDDVSESEGSVRERDSSGTTTGDPLIKPSPGPVNDVSKSQGSVQERESSGITTEACFSPKHSNVNAMSESEGIIKERDSLGITGEAPKSPNHSNINAMSEKLKLLAQQDSSAPEIRISPTTASSVADNCLGAKQTTDAFSSNAKSMLHSSASVESGLESLDGGYVSEIEGESLVDQLKRQIEYDRKCIKELYKELEEERSAAAIAANQAMAMITKLQEEKAAFHMEALHYLRMMEEQAEFDVEALEKANDLLAEKEKEIQDLEAELEFSKLEYQDESMMENLIDRTSDLMGGSDPAESTVIPCVNNAMPDVNNDLPVPCNSMAPEVSGGSNQPPFSETTLLEFEDEKLYITNCLKSLERKLSEISCRASKMTNCENQAETPRKERSPLNDGQNQEETPRKERSVLYGELEENVLQGKKDLHMSNGTFEEHGDLESKEAINSSDSRGDIMDPREMDLEILENEVSDLNDRLEALETDHDFLEHMLYSLQNGAEGLHFVREIAHQLQELRKIGRGFR, encoded by the exons ATGGCAGCAAAGGGGAAGTCATCAGCAGATGTGCAGAGGAATTTTGAGGGGTTTATAGCCATTCTAACATCTGCAGCATGTGAATGGTTTTTGATATTTCTTCTGTTAGTTGATGCATTGTTATCTTATCTGCTGACTAAGTTTGCGATCTATTGTGATCTGCAAAAGCCTTGTATCTTGTGCTCAAGGTTTGAACATATTACTGGCAAGGAAAGCTCTCAACTTTATGAGGAACTACTTTGCAGCAACCACATATCCAAGCTCGGATCTTGGATAGCTAGTCAAAGTTATGGTAAGGATGATGGCAATGAAGATTACCTCTTTCCTTTCACCACAAGGGACTACTCCAACCAAGAAATGCATATGTTATCATATGGTAATTCTGTATCAGATATTGAAAGTTCTGGTCTTCGGAGGCGTATGCTTGGCAGGAGTTGTGTTCATAGTCCTGGCCATAGTACTGCTCATAATCCTGCTCATAGTCCTTGTAATAGTCCTGTTTGCAGTCCTGTGGGTATAGGGCAATGGTCTCATTGCTGGAATCCTTGGGGTCGTAGAGGTAATTCTAAAGGACTGAAACTCAAATCATCTGGGACAAAACATCCCAAGCCTAATATTCCTTTGCCACGTTTACCAAATCGTAGCCATTCAAATCGAAAGGGGGATAATTCAAAGAAGATCAGGGATAAGTCTCCGGCATCAACTACTAGTCATTGTTCTGCAAAAGTAGGAGTTGATCACTTGTCTCATGTAGGATACAGTGAATTGAAGTTCTTTTCAGATACTGAGTCAGAGTTTCTGTTTAATGATGGGGATGATGTTAGTTATTTATCCAGTGCAAGTCATGAGCCTAAGGTGGAAGGTTCAAAACGTGCTTCACGATATCGGCGTAAAGCACCACCAAATGCTTTGAAGTCAAGAAGGCATAGAAATATAAATAGGTCCTCAAAACCCAAGCGGTCACTCTCAGAACCCTGGCCTGTGTTTAGGAATCCCTCTGATGTAAAATGTTTGGGTTCtgataatgaatttgagactaGCCTCCGTGAGCTCAACTATCAGCAATCCAACTGGAAGTCCAACCCTTCAGCATTGCCTGAGCTTATTTCACTGGATGACGTCCTTCCATCACCCAATGTTCTAGAAAAGG CAAATATTAATGGGAAAGGCGACTCTGGATTTGCATCTTTCAATAGGAATGTCGAACTTCTGAAATCTGTTTATGCAAAAGATGGAGCATCTGTTAAAAATGATCCCACTCTCTTAAAACCAAACCATAGTAATGTAGATGATGTGTCTGAGTCAGAGGGAAGTGTTAGGGAAAGGGATTCATCTGGTACCACTACAGGAGATCCTCTTATAAAACCAAGCCCTGGTCCTGTAAATGATGTGTCTAAGTCACAGGGAAGTGTTCAGGAACGAGAGTCATCGGGTATCACTACAGAAGCATGTTTCAGCCCAAAACACAGTAATGTAAATGCTATGTCTGAGTCAGAAGGAATTATTAAAGAAAGAGATTCATTGGGTATTACTGGAGAAGCACCTAAAAGCCCAAACCACAGTAATATAAATGCTATGTCTGAGAAATTGAAATTGCTAGCTCAACAGGACTCTTCTGCTCCGGAGATTAGAATCTCACCAACGACTGCAAGCTCAGTGGCGGATAATTGTTTGGGTGCAAAACAGACAACTGATGCTTTCAGCTCTAATGCAAAGTCGATGCTTCACTCGTCAGCATCAGTAGAATCTGGTCTTGAATCGCTGGATGGAGGCTATGTCAGTGAAATTGAGGGTGAAAGTCTTGTTGATCAGTTAAAACGACAGATTGAGTATGATAGGAAATGCATCAAGGAGTTGTATAAGGAATTGGAAGAAGAAAGGAGTGCCGCTGCAATTGCTGCAAATCAGGCAATGGCCATGATCACGAAGCTCCAAGAAGAGAAAGCTGCATTCCATATGGAGGCCCTACACTACTTGAGAATGATGGAAGAGCAAGCTGAGTTTGACGTAGAGGCACTGGAGAAAGCCAATGATCTCCTGGCTGAAAAGGAGAAAGAGATACAGGACTTGGAAGCTGAGCTAGAATTCTCTAAGCTGGAATATCAAGATGAGTCAATGATGGAGAATCTAATTGACAGAACTTCTGATTTGATGGGTGGGAGTGACCCTGCGGAGAGTACTGTTATCCCTTGTGTGAATAATGCTATGCCTGATGTGAATAATGATCTCCCTGTTCCTTGCAACTCAATGGCTCCGGAGGTATCTGGAGGCAGTAATCAACCTCCTTTTTCTGAAACTACTCTTTTAGAGTTTGAAGATGAAAAGTTGTACATTACAAATTGTCTGAAGAGCTTGGAGAGGAAGCTTTCTGAAATTTCCTGTAGGGCCTCCAAAATGACTAATTGTGAAAATCAGGCTGAGACTCCTAGAAAAGAGCGAAGTCCTTTGAATGATGGACAAAATCAAGAAGAGACTCCTAGGAAGGAGAGGAGTGTATTATATGGGGAGCTTGAAGAGAATGTTCTGCAGGGGAAAAAAGATTTACATATGTCTAACGGTACCTTTGAAGAGCATGGTGATTTAGAAAGTAAAGAAGCAATTAATAGTTCTGATTCCCGTGGGGATATTATGGATCCTAGAGAAATGGATTTGGAAATTCTGGAAAATGAAGTCTCAGACCTAAATGATAGGTTGGAGGCACTCGAGACTGATCATGACTTTCTTGAGCACATGCTCTACTCTCTTCAGAATGGAGCGGAAGGACTACATTTTGTTCGAGAGATAGCTCATCAGCTGCAAGAGTTGCGGAAAATAGGGAGGGGTTTCAGATGA
- the LOC126785183 gene encoding iron-sulfur protein required for NADH dehydrogenase, mitochondrial — translation MRRLLRRLGGVRSYSAVRKDLRIEGVKHAIAVASGKGGVGKSTTAVNVAVALANKCGLKVGLLDADVYGPNVPIMMKLEGKPEVTKDKKMIPIGSYGVKCMSIGLLVDKDAPLVWRGPMVSSALEKMTRGVDWGVLDILVVDMPPGTGDAHITVSQRLQLSGALIVSTPQDVALMDARRGINMFSKVEVPILGIVENMSCFKCPNCAERSFIFGEGGSRKTAAEMGIEVAGEIPLEVGIRKGSDDGVPVVISAPDSDVSEAYVEVARKVVSRLEELSKEEHSRPQISL, via the exons atGAGAAGGCTATTGAGG AGGCTCGGAGGCGTTAGGAGTTACAGCGCGGTGAGAAAGGACCTTCGGATTGAGGGTGTTAAGCATGCCATAGCTGTTGCTTCTGGTAAAGGCGGTGTGGGCAAGTCCACCACTGCAG TTAATGTGGCTGTTGCACTTGCTAACAAGTGTGGATTGAAGGTTGGTTTGCTTGATGCTGATGTTTATGGACCAAATGTTCCTATCATGATGAAGCTCGAAGGCAAGCCAGAAGTGACCAAAG ATAAAAAGATGATACCAATTGGGAGCTATGGAGTCAAATGTATGTCGATTGGACTTCTTGTAGACAAGGATGCCCCACTTGTTTGGAGAGGTCCTATG GTATCAAGTGCTCTCGAAAAAATGACAAGGGGGGTTGACTGGGGAGTTCTTGATATTCTTGTGGTAGACATGCCTCCAGGCACTGGTGATGCTCATATTACTGTATCCCAAAGGCTACAATTATCAG GTGCATtaattgtttcaacacctcagGATGTTGCACTAATGGATGCTCGCAGGGGAATTAACATGTTCTCTAAAGTTGAAGTGCCC ATCTTGGGAATTGTTGAAAACATGAGCTGTTTTAAGTGTCCAAACTGTGCTGAACGATCATTCATTTTTGGGGAAGGAGGATCTCGTAAGACAGCAGCGGAGATGGGAATAGAAGTTGCTGGCGAG ATACCATTAGAAGTGGGGATCAGAAAAGGCTCTGACGACGGTGTCCCAGTAGTAATATCAGCACCTGATTCTGATGTCTCAGAGGCATATGTTGAGGTGGCTCGGAAAGTTGTCAGCAGACTTGAAGAATTATCTAAGGAAGAACATTCACGTCCTCAGATTTCCCTTTGA
- the LOC126785171 gene encoding fructokinase-1, producing MHSTTFKPPIPYYYYNHAPSLKFHSIFLHNNNPRLIRPHLIFPPIHLTISSSTTTSAALNGSSLHPKTPAVKPIDVATLGNLCVDIVLSVPQLPPPDADRRKAYMDRLSASPPDKKYWEAGGNCNVTIAAARLGLQCTAIGHVGNEVYGKFLLDVLRNEGIGMVGMNEDNEDESLSASSYETLLCWVLVDQLQRHGFCSRADFSKEPAFSWLSRLSVPVKAAIKQSKILFCNGYGFDELSPAVIASAVKYAVEVGTSVFFDPGPRGKSLSAGTPEEQGALNLLLRMSDVLLLTSDEAESLTRIRNPILAGQELLKQGVQTKWVIVKMGPKGSILITKSGISCAPAFKVKVMDTVGCGDSFVAAIAYGFIHDMPMVNTLAIANAVGAATAMGCGAGRNVATLDKVIELVEASNLNEDEKFWNEVFDETLGVQEITALSKLAINGSDGQLNCVPLQKVVLELLPKLKSAELERRVPC from the exons ATGCACAGCACAACCTTCAAACCCCCAATCCCCTACTACTACTACAACCATGCACCCTCCCTTAAGTTCCACTCCATCTTCCTCCACAACAACAACCCTAGACTCATCCGACCCCACCTCATTTTCCCGCCAATTCATCTCAccatctcctcctccaccaccacctccgccGCTCTCAACGGTTCCTCCctccaccccaaaacccccGCCGTTAAACCCATCGACGTCGCCACTCTCGGCAATCTCTGCGTCGACATCGTCCTCAGCGTCCCCCAGCTCCCCCCGCCCGACGCCGACCGCCGCAAAGCCTACATGGACCGCCTCTCCGCCTCGCCGCCTGATAAG AAATATTGGGAAGCTGGTGGCAACTGCAATGTGACTATAGCAGCAGCGAGGTTGGGGCTTCAATGTACTGCAATTGGCCATGTGGGTAATGAAGTGTATGGGAAGTTCTTGTTAGATGTTCTTCGTAATGAGGGGATCGGTATGGTTGGGATGAATGAGGATAATGAGGATGAGAGTTTAAGTGCTTCTTCATACGAGACACTTTTGTGCTGGGTTCTTGTGGATCAATTGCAAAGACATGGTTTTTGTAG TCGAGCAGATTTCAGTAAGGAGCCTGCGTTTAGTTGGTTGAGTAGATTATCCGTACCAGTGAAGGCGGCGATAAAGCAGTCAAAAATACTTTTCTGTAATGGCTATGGCTTTGACGAGCTCTCTCCTGCTGTAATAGCCTCGGCTGTAAAGTATGCTGTTGAAGTTGGAACATCAGTTTTTTTCGACCCTGGACCCCGTGGAAAGAGCCTCTCTGCTGGTACACCTGAAGAACAAGGAGCGCTTAATCTGTTGTTGAGGATGAGTGATGTTCTTCTTCTAACTTCGGATGAG GCTGAGTCATTGACTCGTATTAGAAACCCAATATTAGCAGGGCAGGAGTTGCTCAAGCAAGGGGTGCAAACAAAATGGGTGATTGTTAAAATGGGGCCAAAGGGTTCAATTCTTATAACCAAGTCTGGTATCTCTTGTGCACCAGCATTCAAG GTAAAGGTCATGGACACTGTTGGATGTGGGGATAGTTTTGTGGCTGCTATTGCATATGGTTTCATCCATGATATGCCAATGGTAAATACATTAGCAATTGCAAATGCAGTGGGTGCTGCAACCGCCATGGGTTGTGGTGCTGGAAGGAATGTGGCTACGTTGGATAAAGTAATTGAACTTGTGGAAGCTTCAAATCTCAATGAGGATGAAAAATTTTGGAATGAAGTGTTTGATGAAACTTTGGGTGTTCAGGAAATTACTGCTCTCTCAAAATTGGCCATAAATGGAAGTGACGGTCAGCTGAATTGTGTACCTTTGCAGAAAGTTGTATTAGAATTGCTTCCTAAGCTCAAATCGGCAGAGCTAGAGAGAAGAGTGCCATGTTAA
- the LOC126785163 gene encoding uncharacterized protein LOC126785163, with product MANDNLLMGQNREFPLAQNPQLGMRHAHGMIMSQNHNFEVGQTHDEDLEVGHGPLDDKQGLRDAHVHGLAYARSNEHVIGLQDMQNLEEEEEEALGLDQDNGLEANQENIDVNSHDSLRVVNHELGMMDGHELAVVENHDLSENLDLEMDQNQHMSILPVSGMSMEQSESMDNPPVLQCRARADSNHQLAVGQEFPDVQSCRRALRDAAIALHFEIQTVKSDKTRFTAKCASEGCSWRIHAAKLPGVPTFSIRTIHEEHTCHGITHLGHQQASVQWVANTVEQRLRENPNCKPKEILEEIHRVHGIALTYKQAWRGKERLMAAVRGSFEEDYRLLPQYCEQIRRTNPGSIAQVYGNPDDNSFQRLFVSLHASIYGFLNACRPLLGLDRVPLKSKYLGTLLFATGFDGEGALFPVAFGVVDEENDENWMWFLSEIRVLLENYAEYMPRLTILSDRRQGIVDGVEANFPTAFHGFCMQHLSDSLAKEYNNAALVSLLWDAAYALTQFECEQKILEIEHISPEAAIWVRQIPLTLWATSYFEGTRFGQLTANCSESLHNWIAEASGLPIIQLMECIRRHLMTWFNERREMSMQWANILVPSAESSVTKAVELSHPFTAFRGNDADFEVRFPEGSHIVDIRNRRCTCNGWQFCGLPCSHAVAALRSCGQNVFRFTESCFTVTNYRKAYSETIHPIPDRTLWKEMAGFEDEANESLWVTINPPKSLRPPSRPRKRRIRAEDAGRAKRVVHCSRCNQTGHFRTTCSAPI from the coding sequence ATGGCAAATGATAATCTACTCATGGGGCAGAATCGTGAGTTTCCATTGGCTCAGAATCCGCAGCTGGGAATGCGGCATGCCCATGGTATGATTATGAGCCAGAATCATAATTTTGAAGTGGGACAAACCCATGATGAGGATTTGGAAGTAGGGCATGGTCCTCTTGATGATAAGCAGGGTCTTAGAGATGCACATGTTCATGGATTAGCTTATGCTCGGAGTAATGAACATGTGATAGGTCTACAAGATATGCAGAaccttgaagaagaagaagaagaagctttgGGGTTGGATCAGGATAATGGTCTTGAAGCCAATCAAGAGAATATTGATGTTAACAGTCATGATTCTCTTCGTGTGGTGAATCACGAGTTGGGTATGATGGATGGTCATGAATTGGCTGTTGTGGAGAACCATGATCTTTCTGAAAATTTAGATTTAGAGATGGATCAAAATCAGCACATGAGTATTCTACCTGTCTCAGGCATGTCAATGGAGCAGTCCGAGAGTATGGATAATCCTCCTGTCCTTCAGTGTCGAGCGCGAGCTGATTCCAATCACCAGCTGGCTGTTGGGCAAGAGTTCCCTGATGTGCAGAGCTGTAGAAGGGCACTGAGAGATGCAGCTATTGCACTTCACTTTGAAATACAGACAGTCAAGTCTGACAAAACTCGCTTCACTGCCAAGTGTGCAAGTGAAGGATGCTCTTGGCGAATTCATGCTGCAAAGCTTCCTGGTGTGCCTACCTTCTCGATAAGGACCATTCATGAAGAACACACTTGTCATGGGATCACCCATCTTGGCCACCAGCAAGCTTCAGTCCAGTGGGTTGCAAATACTGTGGAACAACGCTTGAGGGAGAATCCTAATTGCAAACCAAAAGAGATACTAGAAGAGATCCACCGTGTTCATGGAATTGCATTAACATATAAGCAGGCATGGAGGGGGAAGGAACGGCTCATGGCTGCTGTTCGTGGATCTTTTGAAGAAGATTATCGCCTCCTTCCTCAATATTGTGAACAGATCAGAAGGACCAATCCGGGAAGTATTGCCCAGGTCTATGGGAATCCTGATGATAACTCCTTCCAACGTCTATTCGTATCATTACATGCATCAATATATGGATTTTTGAATGCATGTCGGCCTCTTCTTGGACTTGATAGAGTTCCTCTGAAAAGCAAGTATCTTGGGACTTTGCTTTTCGCTACTGGATTTGATGGAGAGGGAGCTTTATTTCCAGTGGCATTTGGAGTGGTAGATGAAGAGAACGATGAGAATTGGATGTGGTTCCTCTCCGAGATTCGAGTCCTACTAGAAAATTATGCGGAGTACATGCCAAGGCTTACAATCTTGTCTGATAGGCGGCAGGGTATTGTTGATGGAGTGGAAGCAAACTTCCCAACTGCTTTTCATGGGTTTTGTATGCAGCATTTAAGCGACAGTTTAGCGAAGGAATATAATAATGCTGCGCTTGTTAGTCTTCTATGGGACGCTGCTTATGCTCTCACTCAGTTTGAGTGTGAACAAAAGATTCTGGAGATCGAACATATATCTCCGGAAGCAGCCATATGGGTTAGACAGATTCCGTTAACGTTGTGGGCAACATCATATTTCGAGGGTACAAGATTTGGGCAGTTGACGGCTAATTGTTCCGAGTCTTTACATAATTGGATAGCAGAAGCATCTGGGCTTCCAATAATTCAATTGATGGAGTGTATTCGACGACATCTGATGACATGGTTCAATGAGCGTCGTGAAATGAGCATGCAGTGGGCAAACATACTTGTTCCTTCTGCTGAAAGCTCTGTGACAAAGGCAGTTGAGCTTTCTCACCCCTTTACTGCTTTCCGTGGAAATGATGCTGATTTCGAAGTTAGGTTTCCGGAAGGATCACATATAGTGGATATTCGTAACCGTAGATGTACATGTAATGGATGGCAGTTCTGTGGGTTGCCATGTTCTCATGCTGTGGCAGCTCTCCGCTCTTGTGGGCAGAATGTGTTCCGGTTCACTGAAAGTTGTTTCACTGTGACAAATTATCGCAAAGCCTACTCTGAGACAATACATCCTATTCCAGATAGAACTCTCTGGAAGGAAATGGCTGGATTTGAAGATGAAGCAAATGAAAGCCTATGGGTCACAATTAACCCACCAAAATCACTACGGCCACCTAGCCGACCGAGGAAAAGGCGAATTCGCGCAGAAGATGCTGGTCGTGCTAAACGAGTGGTGCATTGCAGCCGCTGCAATCAGACTGGACACTTTCGAACAACTTGTTCAGCTCCCATATAG
- the LOC126785165 gene encoding putative pentatricopeptide repeat-containing protein At1g12700, mitochondrial produces the protein MSCSSRTSVSKGKLQSLFTNPERPISSDTTKLQSLFRNQVHSSNPTTSTETPIPSVPNQTPLETFLHTNCKSGNFTLNEAHHYFEYMIHMQHVPPMASFNRLFGGLAKSKHYSHVFSFSSKLMSSGLLPDFITLHILLNCFCNVKRVCDGFMVLGSIIRKGCRPSAVTFTSLIKGLCMEDRTDEALRLLEKMVKFQCQPTVMTCGTLINGLCRAGKTSVALRLHEDMAKGNGGFGVFCKPNVVTYGIIIDRLCKDGMIDEAKELFLEMKNRGILPDVVVYSALIHGLYYNGKWEAGKVLLHEMVNCGIKPNLVTFNVLISALCRRGNMQESRDLVKLMIRRGISPDLVTYNTLIDGFCLVGCLNEARELFHTMSRRGCPPDAVSYNVLISGYCKYWKIQEAVSVYEEMMCKGVRPTLVTYNVLLTGLFKLGRVQDAQKLFAEMQTQNILPNSSTYKILLDRLCKNDRLQEAMDIFHTLENNRSCELSVEIFNSLINGYCKAKKLEIAWDLFCKMSEKGLVPDVVTYSMMIHGLCIEGQLEKANGLFLEMEGKGCAPNIVTYNTLMRGFCQNNDFEKVVELLNKMSERNLSPDDSTTFIVIDLLLKDESYRKCLDWLPRFRASSQLKGEATNLK, from the coding sequence ATGTCATGCTCTTCGAGAACCTCTGTTTCAAAAGGCAAGCTTCAATCTTTATTCACAAACCCAGAAAGACCCATTTCTTCAGATACAACCAAGCTTCAATCTTTGTTCAGAAACCAAGTTCACTCTTCAAATCCCACAACTTCAACCGAAACCCCAATTCCAAGTGTTCCAAACCAAACCCCACTTGAAACTTTCCTCCATACAAACTGTAAGTCTGGTAATTTCACTCTCAATGAAGCACATCACTATTTTGAGTACATGATTCATATGCAACATGTTCCTCCAATGGCGTCATTCAATCGATTATTTGGTGGACTTGCCAAGAGTAAGCATTACTCTCATGTTTTCTCATTTTCAAGTAAGTTAATGTCTTCTGGGTTATTGCCTGATTTCATTACGCTTCATATTTTGCTGAATTGCTTTTGTAATGTGAAACGGGTTTGTGATGGTTTCATGGTTCTGGGAAGTATAATTAGGAAGGGCTGTAGACCCAGTGCTGTGACTTTTACTTCTTTGATTAAAGGGTTGTGTATGGAGGATAGGACTGATGAGGCATTGAGGTTGTTGGAGAAAATGGTCAAGTTTCAGTGTCAGCCTACTGTGATGACTTGTGGTACTTTGATTAATGGGTTGTGCAGAGCAGGCAAGACTAGTGTTGCACTTAGGTTACATGAAGACATGGCCAAGGGGAATGGCGGATTTGGTGTGTTTTGTAAGCCGAATGTGGTGACTTATGGGATTATTATCGATAGGCTTTGTAAGGATGGCATGATAGATGAGGCAAAAGAGCTTTTCTTAGAAATGAAAAATAGAGGGATTCTTCCTGATGTAGTTGTGTATAGTGCTCTGATTCATGGTTTGTACTATAACGGAAAATGGGAAGCGGGTAAAGTGTTGTTGCATGAGATGGTTAATTGCGGTATCAAGCCTAATCTGGTGACGTTCAATGTGCTAATATCGGCACTTTGCAGAAGGGGAAATATGCAAGAGAGCAGGGATTTGGTAAAGCTTATGATACGAAGAGGCATTAGTCCTGATTTAGTTACATACAACACATTGATAGATGGCTTCTGTTTGGTGGGTTGCCTTAATGAAGCGAGAGAACTGTTTCATACTATGTCAAGGAGAGGGTGTCCACCTGATGCTGTTAGTTACAATGTGTTGATAAGTGGATACTGCAAGTATTGGAAGATACAGGAAGCCGTCAGTGTTTACGAGGAGATGATGTGCAAAGGAGTTAGGCCAACACTAGTAACATATAATGTCTTATTAACTGGTCTGTTTAAGTTAGGAAGAGTTCAAGATGCACAAAAGCTATTTGCTGAGATGCAAACTCAGAACATCCTACCTAATTCATCAACATATAAAATATTGTTGGACAGGCTTTGCAAAAATGATCGTTTACAAGAGGCAATGGATATATTTCATACTTTAGAAAATAACCGCAGTTGTGAACTAAGTGTTGAAATTTTCAATTCACTTATTAATGGGTATTGTAAGGCAAAGAAGCTTGAAATTGCGTGGGATCTATTTTGCAAAATGTCAGAAAAAGGCCTGGTACCAGATGTTGTAACATATAGCATGATGATTCACGGGCTCTGTATAGAAGGGCAACTCGAAAAGGCAAATGGTTTGTTTTTGGAAATGGAAGGAAAGGGTTGTGCTCCAAACATTGTCACTTATAATACCCTTATGCGTGGTTTTTGCCAAAATAATGACTTTGAAAAGGTTGTTGAACTTCTTAATAAGATGTCGGAAAGAAATCTGTCACCAGATGATTCGACAACCTTCATTGTAATAGACTTGCTCTTGAAGGATGAAAGCTATCGGAAATGTTTGGACTGGCTTCCAAGATTTCGTGCCAGTAGCCAATTGAAAGGTGAGGCAACAAACTTAAAGTAG